Proteins from one Rosa chinensis cultivar Old Blush chromosome 7, RchiOBHm-V2, whole genome shotgun sequence genomic window:
- the LOC112177197 gene encoding probable alpha-mannosidase At5g13980 has product MAVVACFRLLLVFTVFLYAAESKYIQYNTTSVLVPGKLNVHLVAHSHDDVGWLKTIDQYYVGSNNSIQGACVQNVLDSLVPALLADKNRKFIYVEQAFFQRWWRDQSEEVQDIVKELVSSGQLELINGGMCMHDEAAPHYIDMIDQTTLGHRFIKQEFNLTPRIGWQIDPFGHSAVQAYLLGAEVGFDSLFFARIDYQDRAKRKVDKSLEVVWRGSKSLGSSAQIFTGAFPANYEPPSDNFYFEVNDAAPIVQDNMDLFDYNVPDRVNDFVSAALSQANITRTNHIMWTMGTDFKYQYAHTWFRQMDKFINYVNQDGRVNALYSTPSIYTDAKYAADESWPIKSDDFFPYADNVNAYWTGYFTSRPALKGYVRVMSGYYLAARQLEFFKGRSKSGPNTEYLADALAIAQHHDAISGTSKQHVANDYAKRLSIGYVEAEKVVAESLSCMTESSQAGCKSVVTKFQQCPLLNISYCPSSEVDLSKGKDLVIVVYNSLGWKRKDVIKIPVVSKNVIVKDSTGKEIESQILPLLNASLSIRNSLVKAYLGLSPSVTPSYWLAFSATVPPLGFSTYIVSSAKKTATTSERLITEYKTEQSQNNEIEVGPGNLKLIYSGNDGKLIEYKNSRSSVKESVDQSFSYYPGDDGKHANKSDLQASGAYIFRPNGTYPINSEGKGSLTVLRGPLLDEVHQRINSWIYQVTRVYKEKEHAEIEFTVGPIPIDDGIGKEIVTKITTSMKTNKQFYTDSNGRDFIERIRDYRKDWDLEVNQPVAGNYYPINLGMYTKDNSKELSVLVDRSVGGSSIVDGQLELMIHRRLVYDDARGVGEALNETVCIQDDCKGLTVTGKYYLRLDPIGEGAKWRRSLGQEIYSPFLLAFTEQDGDQWTKSHVTTFSGMDPSYSLPDNVAILTIQELEDGKVLFRLAHLYEIEEDNDLAVMASVELKKVFADKKIKQITEMSLSANQGRAEMEKKRLVWKVEGSSEEEPKVSRGGPVDPTKLVVDLAPMEIRTFTINF; this is encoded by the exons ATGGCAGTCGTGGCTTGCTTTAGGCTCTTACTAGTATTCACTGTGTTTCTATATGCGGCGGAGTCGAAGTACATTCAGTACAATACGACGTCGGTCCTTGTTCCCGGGAAGCTGAACGTTCATTTGGTCGCTCACAGCCACGACGACGTCGGATGGCTGAAGACCATTGACCAGTACTATGTTGGCTCCAATAATTCCATCCAG GGAGCTTGTGTTCAGAACGTGCTGGATTCTTTGGTTCCGGCACTGTTAGCCGATAAGAACCGCAAGTTCATATACGTTGAGCAG GCATTTTTCCAAAGATGGTGGAGAGATCAGAGCGAGGAGGTGCAAGACATAGTGAAGGAGCTGGTCAGCTCTGGTCAACTGGAGCTCAT AAATGGGGGGATGTGTATGCACGATGAGGCGGCTCCCCATTACATTGATATGATTGATCAGACAACTCTGGGGCATCGATTTATTAAGCAGGAATTCAATCTGACTCCTAGAATCGGTTGGCAAATTGATCCATTTGGACATTCTGCTGTGCAGGCTTACCTTTTGGGGGCTGAG GTTGGATTTGACTCTCTTTTCTTTGCGCGAATTGATTACCAAGACAGAGCTAAACGAAAAGTTGACAAAAGCCTTGAGGTTGTGTGGCGGGGTTCTAAGAGTCTAGGTTCATCTGCGCAG ATTTTTACTGGTGCATTTCCTGCAAATTATGAACCTCCAAGTGATAATTTCTACTTTGAAGTTAATGATGCTGCCCCTATTGTACAA GATAATATGGATTTGTTTGACTACAATGTGCCGGACCGCGTTAATGATTTCGTATCTGCTGCTTTGTCACAA GCGAACATTACTCGGACAAATCATATCATGTGGACCATGGGAACTGATTTTAAGTATCAATATGCTCATACATGGTTTCGTCAGATGGATAAATTCATTAATTATGTGAATCAA GATGGGCGTGTCAATGCCTTGTACTCAACCCCATCAATATATACTGATGCCAAATACGCAGCAGATGAGTCATGGCCGATCAAGAGTGACGACTTCTTTCC ATATGCTGACAATGTAAATGCTTACTGGACTGGTTACTTTACAAGCAGACCAGCCCTCAAAGGCTATGTAAGAGTGATGAGTGGCTACTATTTG GCAGCAAGACAATTGGAATTTTTTAAGGGACGGAGTAAATCAGGGCCCAACACAGAGTATTTGGCTGATGCTTTAGCAATTGCTCAACATCATGATGCAATTAGTGGCACATCTAAGCAGCACGTGGCTAATGATTATGCAAAACGGCTTTCAATAGGTTATGTGGAG GCGGAGAAAGTTGTCGCAGAATCACTTTCTTGCATGACAGAGTCATCACAAGCTGGTTGCAAGAGTGTTGTAACCAAGTTTCAACAG TGTCCCCTTCTGAATATTAGCTATTGTCCATCGTCAGAAGTTGATCTTTCAAAGGGGAAAGACCTG GTTATTGTTGTCTATAATTCTCTGGGATGGAAAAGAAAGGATGTGATAAAGATTCCT GTTGTCAGTAAAAATGTCATTGTAAAGGACTCTActggaaaagaaattgaatcACAGATTCTACCCCTGCTTAATGCATCCCTAAGCATAAGAAACAGCCTTGTTAAGGCATATCTGGGTTTATCTCCGAGTGTGACCCCAAGTTATTGGCTTGCGTTTTCAGCAACTGTACCACCTCTTGGCTTTAGCACTTACATTGTCTCAAGTGCCAAAAAGACAG CTACTACTTCAGAGCGACTTATTACAGAGTACAAGACAGAACaaagtcaaaataatgaaatcgAAGTGGGGCCAGGGAACTTGAAACTCATTTAttctggaaatgatggaaaactAATTGAATACAAAAACAGCAGAAGCTCG GTCAAAGAGTCGGTAGATCAATCATTTAGCTACTACCCTGGAGATGATGGAAAGCATGCAAATAAATCTGATTTACAG GCCTCTGGAGCTTATATCTTCCGTCCTAATGGTACATATCCCATTAACTCTGAAGGGAAG GGTTCTCTTACTGTTTTGAGGGGTCCATTGTTAGATGAAGTACACCAGAGGATCAACTCTTGGATATACCAG GTCACTAGAGTGTACAAGGAAAAAGAGCATGCTGAGATTGAATTTACT GTTGGGCCTATCCCAATTGATGATGGAATTGGCAAAGAGATTGTAACAAAGATTACAACCAGCATGAAGACTAACAAACAATTCTACACAGATTCTAATGGGCGTGATTTTATTGAAAGA ATTCGTGACTATAGAAAAGACTGGGACCTGGAAGTGAATCAACCTGTTGCTGGAAATTATTATCCG ATTAATCTGGGAATGTACACGAAAGATAACAGCAAAGAGCTGTCAGTATTAGTAGATAGATCTGTGGGTGGATCCAGCATTGTGGATGGACAATTGGAACTTATGATTCATAG GAGGTTGGTCTATGATGATGCTCGAGGTGTTGGAGAAGCACTAAATGAAACTGTGTGCATTCAAGATGATTGCAAAGGACTAACA GTCACAGGAAAGTACTATCTCAGACTTGATCCTATAGGAGAGGGTGCTAAATGGCGTCGATCACTTGGTCAGGAGATATACTCTCCATTTCTTTTAGCCTTCACAGAACAG GATGGAGATCAGTGGACAAAATCTCATGTCACAACCTTTTCAGGAATGGATCCTTCCTACAGTTTACCAGATAATGTTGCAATACTAACCATCCAG GAGCTGGAAGATGGAAAAGTTCTCTTTCGCCTGGCACATTTATACGAG ATTGAAGAGGACAACGATCTTGCGGTTATGGCAAGTGTAGAACTAAAAAAAGTGTTTGCAGACAAGAAG ATAAAGCAAATAACAGAAATGAGCTTATCTGCTAATCAAGGAAGAGctgaaatggagaagaagagattgGTCTGGAAAGTAGAAGGCTCCTCTGAAGAAGAACCAAAAGTGTCGAGGGGAGGACCTGTTGATCCAACAAAGCTGGTGGTGGATCTTGCTCCAATGGAAATTCGAACATTTACGATCAACTTCTAG
- the LOC112179769 gene encoding signal recognition particle subunit SRP68 isoform X1: MGKENQTTSAMEIDNQKANSSDQIGPKFSINVLQLLKSAQMQHGLRHGDYTRYRRYCTARLRRLYKSLKFTHGRGKYNRRAITESTVTEVRFLHVVLYTAERAWSHAMEKRQVLDGPNARQRIYLIGRLRKAVKWATLFAQLSAIKGDSRTSLEAEAYASFMKGNLLFEQDRNWDTALLNFKSARAVYEELAKYGDLENQVLCRERVEELEPSIRYCLHKIGESNLQGSELLHIGEMEGPALDLFKAKLEAVMDEARSQQAASMTEFHWLGHRFPISNAKTRVSILKAQDLEKDVLGSSANSLPTEKRLAIFDKIFTAYHEARSCIRSDLVSAGSSENVKDDLNGLDKAVSAVLGQRTIERNLLLVSIAKSKLTKRRDDKNERTTKPEELVRLYDLLLQNTADLSDLVSSGREKTSEEVTFSAECELKSLAFRAERCFFLGRSYSLAGKRVEAYSLYCRARTLAEDALQKFKAVDNADQQVVIKELKLLCDECRSNSCIEHATGIMEELKAPENLSQQISNIHISGVDTKEKFLLEKLEVYESSVGDSNVRSAARIEAFPPPCQTIPRNPIVLDLAYDHIEFPSLLNRMKKETKGFISRFWR; this comes from the exons ATGGGGAAAGAGAACCAGACGACGTCGGCTATGGAGATCGACAATCAAAAGGCGAACTCCTCCGATCAGATCGGTCCTAAATTCTCAATCAACG TTTTACAGCTGTTGAAATCTGCTCAGATGCAGCATGGATTGCGCCATGGGGATTACACTCGTTATCG GAGGTATTGCACTGCAAGGTTGAGGAGGCTGTATAAGTCATTGAAGTTCACACACGGCCGTGGCAAGTACAACCGCCGAGCAATAACCGAATCAACTGTTACTGAAGTGAG GTTTCTCCATGTGGTTCTATATACGGCAGAGAGGGCTTGGAGCCATGCCATGGAAAAAAGGCAAGTTCTGGATGGTCCAAATGCTCGTCAACGAATCTATCTGATTGGTAGGCTGAGGAAGGCAGTAAAATGGGCTACTCTTTTTGCACAGTTGTCTGCAATCAAGGGAGATTCTAGAACTTCCTTAGAAGCTGAG GCTTATGCCTCTTTTATGAAAGGGAACCTGTTGTTTGAACAAGATCGAAATTGGGACACAGCATTACTGAACTTCAAAAGTGCCAG GGCGGTTTATGAGGAGCTTGCGAAATATGGAGACCTGGAGAATCAAGTTTTATGCCGTGAGCGTGTTGAGGAATTAGAACCTAGTATCCGGTACTGTCTACACAAGATTGGAGAGTCAAATCTACAAGGCTCTGAACTTCTACATATTGGCGAGATGGAAGGACCTGCTTTGGACCTCTTCAAGGCTAAATTGGAG GCTGTTATGGATGAGGCAAGATCTCAACAGGCTGCCTCCATGACAGAATTTCATTGGCTAGGCCATAGATTTCCAATTTCGAATGCAAAAACTCGGGTTTCTATTTTAAAAG CTCAAGACTTGGAGAAAGATGTACTTGGTTCATCAGCTAATTCactccctacagagaaaaggcTAGCCATTTTTGACAAAATTTTCACTGCATACCATGAGGCAAGGAGCTGCATTCGCAGTGATTTG GTCAGTGCAGGTAGTTCTGAAAATGTTAAAGATGACTTGAATGGCCTCGATAAAGCTGTTAGTGCTGTATTAGGACAACGGACCATTGAGCGTAACCTACTTTTGGTTAGCATTGCAAAGAGCAAACTCACTAAGCGACGAGATGACAAAAATGAGAGAACTACGAAGCCAGAAGAGCTTGTCCGCTTGTATGATCTCCTATTACAG AATACAGCTGACCTTTCAGATTTAGTCAGTTCGGGACGAGAAAAAACATCAGAGGAAGTCACATTTTCTGCAGAATGTGAGCTTAAAAGTTTGGCTTTCCGAGCAGAAAG GTGTTTCTTTTTGGGTAGATCATACAGTTTGGCTGGTAAGAGGGTGGAAGCATATTCATTGTATTGCCGTGCTCGCACACTTGCTGAGGATGCCCTGCAAAAATTTAAAGCTGTTGATAATGCTGATCAG CAGGTGGTGATCAAAGAGTTGAAGCTATTGTGCGATGAATGCAGATCTAACAGTTGTATAGAGCATGCAACAGGAATCATGGAGGAGCTGAAGGCTCCTGAAAATCTCTCACAACAGATTTCTAACATCCATATATCTGGAGTTGACACGAAG GAGAAATTCCTCCTTGAGAAACTTGAGGTCTATGAATCTTCAGTTGGCGATTCAAATGTGAGAAGTGCTGCGCGAATTGAAGCTTTCCCTCCTCCCTGCCAAACAATTCCTCGCAATCCAATTGTTCTAGACCTTGCCTATGATCATATTGAGTTCCCATCTCTTCTAAATAGGatgaagaaagaaacaaagggCTTCATTAGTAGGTTTTGGAGATGA
- the LOC112179769 gene encoding signal recognition particle subunit SRP68 isoform X2: protein MGKENQTTSAMEIDNQKANSSDQIGPKFSINVLQLLKSAQMQHGLRHGDYTRYRRYCTARLRRLYKSLKFTHGRGKYNRRAITESTVTEVRFLHVVLYTAERAWSHAMEKRQVLDGPNARQRIYLIGRLRKAVKWATLFAQLSAIKGDSRTSLEAEAYASFMKGNLLFEQDRNWDTALLNFKSARAVYEELAKYGDLENQVLCRERVEELEPSIRYCLHKIGESNLQGSELLHIGEMEGPALDLFKAKLEAVMDEARSQQAASMTEFHWLGHRFPISNAKTRVSILKAQDLEKDVLGSSANSLPTEKRLAIFDKIFTAYHEARSCIRSDLVSAGSSENVKDDLNGLDKAVSAVLGQRTIERNLLLVSIAKSKLTKRRDDKNERTTKPEELVRLYDLLLQNTADLSDLVSSGREKTSEEVTFSAECELKSLAFRAERCFFLGRSYSLAGKRVEAYSLYCRARTLAEDALQKFKAVDNADQVVIKELKLLCDECRSNSCIEHATGIMEELKAPENLSQQISNIHISGVDTKEKFLLEKLEVYESSVGDSNVRSAARIEAFPPPCQTIPRNPIVLDLAYDHIEFPSLLNRMKKETKGFISRFWR, encoded by the exons ATGGGGAAAGAGAACCAGACGACGTCGGCTATGGAGATCGACAATCAAAAGGCGAACTCCTCCGATCAGATCGGTCCTAAATTCTCAATCAACG TTTTACAGCTGTTGAAATCTGCTCAGATGCAGCATGGATTGCGCCATGGGGATTACACTCGTTATCG GAGGTATTGCACTGCAAGGTTGAGGAGGCTGTATAAGTCATTGAAGTTCACACACGGCCGTGGCAAGTACAACCGCCGAGCAATAACCGAATCAACTGTTACTGAAGTGAG GTTTCTCCATGTGGTTCTATATACGGCAGAGAGGGCTTGGAGCCATGCCATGGAAAAAAGGCAAGTTCTGGATGGTCCAAATGCTCGTCAACGAATCTATCTGATTGGTAGGCTGAGGAAGGCAGTAAAATGGGCTACTCTTTTTGCACAGTTGTCTGCAATCAAGGGAGATTCTAGAACTTCCTTAGAAGCTGAG GCTTATGCCTCTTTTATGAAAGGGAACCTGTTGTTTGAACAAGATCGAAATTGGGACACAGCATTACTGAACTTCAAAAGTGCCAG GGCGGTTTATGAGGAGCTTGCGAAATATGGAGACCTGGAGAATCAAGTTTTATGCCGTGAGCGTGTTGAGGAATTAGAACCTAGTATCCGGTACTGTCTACACAAGATTGGAGAGTCAAATCTACAAGGCTCTGAACTTCTACATATTGGCGAGATGGAAGGACCTGCTTTGGACCTCTTCAAGGCTAAATTGGAG GCTGTTATGGATGAGGCAAGATCTCAACAGGCTGCCTCCATGACAGAATTTCATTGGCTAGGCCATAGATTTCCAATTTCGAATGCAAAAACTCGGGTTTCTATTTTAAAAG CTCAAGACTTGGAGAAAGATGTACTTGGTTCATCAGCTAATTCactccctacagagaaaaggcTAGCCATTTTTGACAAAATTTTCACTGCATACCATGAGGCAAGGAGCTGCATTCGCAGTGATTTG GTCAGTGCAGGTAGTTCTGAAAATGTTAAAGATGACTTGAATGGCCTCGATAAAGCTGTTAGTGCTGTATTAGGACAACGGACCATTGAGCGTAACCTACTTTTGGTTAGCATTGCAAAGAGCAAACTCACTAAGCGACGAGATGACAAAAATGAGAGAACTACGAAGCCAGAAGAGCTTGTCCGCTTGTATGATCTCCTATTACAG AATACAGCTGACCTTTCAGATTTAGTCAGTTCGGGACGAGAAAAAACATCAGAGGAAGTCACATTTTCTGCAGAATGTGAGCTTAAAAGTTTGGCTTTCCGAGCAGAAAG GTGTTTCTTTTTGGGTAGATCATACAGTTTGGCTGGTAAGAGGGTGGAAGCATATTCATTGTATTGCCGTGCTCGCACACTTGCTGAGGATGCCCTGCAAAAATTTAAAGCTGTTGATAATGCTGATCAG GTGGTGATCAAAGAGTTGAAGCTATTGTGCGATGAATGCAGATCTAACAGTTGTATAGAGCATGCAACAGGAATCATGGAGGAGCTGAAGGCTCCTGAAAATCTCTCACAACAGATTTCTAACATCCATATATCTGGAGTTGACACGAAG GAGAAATTCCTCCTTGAGAAACTTGAGGTCTATGAATCTTCAGTTGGCGATTCAAATGTGAGAAGTGCTGCGCGAATTGAAGCTTTCCCTCCTCCCTGCCAAACAATTCCTCGCAATCCAATTGTTCTAGACCTTGCCTATGATCATATTGAGTTCCCATCTCTTCTAAATAGGatgaagaaagaaacaaagggCTTCATTAGTAGGTTTTGGAGATGA